One stretch of Ornithinimicrobium ciconiae DNA includes these proteins:
- a CDS encoding DUF885 domain-containing protein, producing MPNLTTARQLADTFVRDLADLDPSVATGLGLNPQDDRLPDLSPAGYQAKADLASSTLAELETLEAAAGPDGWDALEQRCATLLRDRLGVQLEAHAAGEHLREIRNIFGPPQAIRQILSMMPSASDADWTVIARRMARVPQAYRSWTQTLDEGIARGLFAAPLQVRTTIDQLTEWADSQWWHNFVAGGPESVKGELIAAADTATAGTIELRDYLQQTYLPASDGTPNAVGAQRYRLNARRWMGADLDLEEACAWGWAEYQQINAEMVGLAGEILPGSTPVEAMRHLDEHGEIIEGVEQVREKLQQMMDQAIEDLDGTHFDIAEPIKTVEAMIAPAGSAAAPYYSRPSIDFSRPGRTWLPTMGRTSFPMYDLVSTWYHEGVPGHHLQLAQWVYVAPQLSIYQTSLGSSSGATEGWALYAERLMDELGYLDTEARMGYLDCQIMRAIRVVIDIGMHLQLPIPDDSPIAPGQTWTPELANQFFAAHSGRSQDFIDSEIIRYLGWPGQAISYKLGERAWLAGREAARRAHKERGEEFNLKEWHMAALSLGALGLDDLTRELSTL from the coding sequence ATGCCGAATCTCACCACTGCTCGACAGCTGGCCGACACCTTCGTGCGCGACCTGGCTGACCTGGACCCCTCCGTCGCCACCGGCCTCGGGCTCAACCCGCAGGACGACCGGCTCCCGGACCTGTCACCGGCCGGTTATCAGGCCAAGGCCGACCTCGCCTCCTCGACCCTGGCCGAGCTGGAGACGCTGGAGGCGGCGGCCGGCCCTGACGGGTGGGACGCCCTGGAGCAGCGCTGCGCCACGCTGTTGCGGGACCGGCTGGGGGTCCAGCTCGAGGCCCACGCCGCCGGCGAGCACCTGCGCGAGATCCGCAATATCTTCGGCCCGCCCCAGGCGATCCGGCAGATCCTCTCGATGATGCCCTCCGCCTCCGACGCTGACTGGACGGTCATCGCCCGGCGCATGGCCCGGGTCCCGCAGGCCTACCGCTCCTGGACCCAGACCCTCGACGAGGGCATCGCCCGAGGCCTGTTCGCCGCCCCGCTGCAGGTGCGCACCACCATCGACCAGCTCACCGAGTGGGCCGACAGCCAGTGGTGGCACAACTTCGTGGCCGGCGGCCCCGAGTCGGTCAAGGGTGAGTTGATCGCGGCGGCGGACACCGCGACCGCGGGCACCATCGAGCTGCGTGACTACCTGCAGCAGACCTACCTGCCCGCCTCCGACGGGACCCCCAACGCGGTGGGCGCGCAGCGTTATCGCCTCAATGCCCGCCGGTGGATGGGGGCAGATCTCGACCTGGAGGAGGCCTGTGCCTGGGGCTGGGCCGAGTACCAGCAGATCAACGCCGAGATGGTCGGGCTGGCCGGAGAGATCCTGCCGGGGTCGACGCCGGTCGAGGCGATGCGTCACCTGGACGAGCACGGCGAGATCATCGAGGGCGTCGAACAGGTCCGCGAGAAGCTGCAGCAGATGATGGACCAGGCGATCGAGGACCTCGACGGCACACACTTCGACATCGCTGAGCCGATCAAGACCGTCGAGGCGATGATCGCCCCGGCCGGCAGTGCCGCCGCGCCCTACTACAGCCGCCCCTCGATCGACTTCTCCCGCCCCGGCCGCACCTGGCTGCCGACCATGGGCCGCACCAGTTTCCCGATGTATGACCTGGTCAGCACCTGGTATCACGAGGGTGTCCCCGGACACCACCTCCAGTTGGCCCAGTGGGTGTATGTCGCCCCTCAGCTGTCGATCTACCAGACCAGCCTGGGCTCCTCCAGCGGGGCCACCGAGGGGTGGGCGCTGTATGCCGAGCGGCTGATGGACGAGCTCGGCTATCTCGACACCGAGGCGCGGATGGGCTATCTCGACTGCCAGATCATGCGCGCCATCCGGGTGGTCATCGACATCGGCATGCACCTGCAGCTGCCGATCCCGGACGACTCCCCCATCGCCCCCGGCCAGACCTGGACACCGGAGCTGGCCAATCAGTTCTTCGCCGCCCACTCCGGGCGCTCACAGGACTTCATCGACTCCGAGATCATCCGCTACCTCGGGTGGCCGGGCCAGGCCATCAGCTACAAGCTCGGCGAGCGCGCGTGGCTGGCCGGACGCGAGGCGGCCCGCCGGGCCCACAAGGAGCGCGGCGAGGAGTTCAACCTCAAGGAGTGGCATATGGCAGCGCTGTCCCTCGGCGCACTCGGCCTGGATGACCTGACCCGGGAGCTGAGCACGCTGTGA
- a CDS encoding 4-hydroxy-3-methylbut-2-enyl diphosphate reductase: protein MTALPADQVSKRVLLAAPRGYCAGVDRAVVTVEKALDLYGPPIYVRKQIVHNKHVVRTLEKRGAIFVEETDEVPEGATVIFSAHGVSPAVHLEAEARQLKTIDATCPLVTKVHREAVRFAKEDYDILLIGHEGHEEVEGTAGEAPDHIVLVQNPDEVDDVEVRDPDKVVWLSQTTLSVDETMETVRRLRERFPALQDPPSDDICYATQNRQVAVKQMAADCDLMIVVGSKNSSNSVRLVEVALDHGSQAGHLVDYADEIDEAWLEGVSTVGVTSGASVPEILVRDVLQFLADRGYEDVKPITAAEESLLFALPHEIRRDLKARDGVEAAKIRHDAGSLH, encoded by the coding sequence GTGACTGCCCTTCCCGCTGACCAGGTGTCCAAGCGCGTGCTGCTGGCCGCGCCCCGCGGCTACTGCGCCGGTGTTGACCGGGCGGTGGTGACTGTCGAGAAGGCCCTCGACCTCTACGGCCCGCCGATCTACGTGCGCAAACAGATCGTGCACAACAAGCATGTCGTGCGCACCCTGGAGAAGCGGGGCGCGATCTTCGTGGAGGAGACCGATGAGGTGCCCGAGGGCGCCACCGTCATCTTCTCCGCACACGGTGTCTCCCCGGCCGTGCACCTGGAGGCGGAGGCACGCCAGCTCAAGACGATCGACGCGACCTGCCCGCTGGTGACCAAGGTGCACCGCGAGGCCGTCCGCTTCGCCAAGGAGGACTACGACATCCTGCTCATCGGGCACGAGGGGCACGAGGAGGTCGAGGGGACCGCCGGCGAGGCGCCGGACCACATCGTGCTGGTGCAGAACCCCGATGAGGTCGACGACGTTGAAGTCCGCGACCCGGACAAGGTCGTCTGGCTCTCCCAGACCACGCTCTCGGTCGATGAGACCATGGAGACGGTCCGGCGGTTGCGCGAGCGGTTCCCGGCGCTGCAGGACCCGCCCAGCGACGACATCTGCTACGCCACCCAGAACCGTCAGGTCGCCGTGAAGCAGATGGCCGCCGACTGCGACCTGATGATCGTCGTGGGCTCGAAGAACTCCTCCAACTCGGTGCGCCTGGTCGAGGTGGCACTGGACCACGGGTCCCAGGCAGGGCACCTGGTCGACTACGCCGACGAGATCGACGAGGCCTGGCTGGAGGGCGTGAGCACCGTGGGCGTCACCAGCGGCGCCAGCGTCCCGGAGATCCTGGTCCGCGACGTCCTGCAGTTCCTGGCTGACCGGGGTTATGAGGACGTCAAGCCGATCACCGCGGCCGAGGAATCGCTGCTGTTCGCGCTGCCCCACGAGATCCGCCGCGACCTCAAGGCCCGCGACGGCGTGGAGGCCGCCAAGATCCGCCACGACGCAGGCTCCCTCCACTAA
- a CDS encoding transporter substrate-binding domain-containing protein, with translation MNKPTPNRRAGALVAIAAASLALTACGGGDEKLLNDGTLVVAMSGEFQPFSHFEGDQLTGFDYDIGAAIAEEMGLELDTQTGAFDSLIQGLKSDRYDVLIASMTPTEERDAQVDFTDPYYLSGATVFVPNDSDCEDPTQLDSPAIGVASGTTYETFLNDQDWVGEIRTFTSDITALEDTEVGRLDAAMTDRLVGLYQIDQADRDLRVCGEPLYTEEPAFAVRDGNTELVDELNEALASIIEDGTYAEISEKWFGQNILESDTGQPADDAEQTSGD, from the coding sequence ATGAACAAGCCCACCCCAAACCGCCGCGCCGGAGCGCTGGTGGCGATCGCTGCCGCCTCGCTCGCTCTGACTGCCTGTGGCGGTGGCGATGAGAAGTTGCTCAACGACGGCACACTCGTTGTCGCGATGAGCGGTGAGTTCCAGCCGTTCAGTCACTTCGAGGGCGACCAGCTGACTGGTTTTGACTATGACATCGGTGCCGCAATCGCCGAGGAGATGGGCCTGGAGCTGGACACTCAGACCGGTGCCTTCGACAGTCTGATCCAGGGCCTGAAGTCCGACCGCTACGACGTGCTCATCGCCTCGATGACTCCCACCGAGGAGCGAGACGCCCAGGTCGACTTCACCGACCCCTACTACCTCTCTGGTGCGACCGTCTTCGTGCCCAACGACAGTGACTGTGAGGACCCCACCCAGCTGGACAGCCCGGCCATTGGGGTCGCCTCGGGCACGACCTATGAGACCTTCCTCAACGATCAGGACTGGGTGGGCGAGATCCGCACCTTCACCTCGGACATCACGGCCCTGGAGGACACCGAGGTCGGCCGTCTGGACGCGGCGATGACCGATCGCCTCGTCGGCCTCTACCAGATCGACCAGGCCGACCGGGACCTGCGCGTCTGTGGTGAGCCGCTCTACACCGAGGAGCCCGCGTTCGCGGTCCGTGACGGCAACACCGAGCTCGTGGACGAGCTGAACGAGGCCCTGGCCAGCATCATCGAGGACGGCACCTATGCCGAGATCTCGGAGAAGTGGTTTGGGCAGAACATCCTGGAGTCTGACACCGGTCAGCCGGCTGACGACGCCGAGCAGACCAGCGGTGACTGA
- a CDS encoding amino acid ABC transporter permease, which produces MSFFDRFVDYAPLFIEASWVTLRLTAVALVIAMVLGGVIAWMVMSRFAPLRWLATAYIGLIRGTPLIAQIFVLYFGISEIVKMPAFWAGALALAAHNSAYIAEIFRSGFQAVPKGLVEASRSLGMGRAKTLRRVQAPLALRTTLPVLGNQYIIAVKDSSLVSFIGMTELFQTSRNLQAQNYEPLQMYLMVSIYYLVIVLILTFVVSRIERSLSKHRRPIEPGSSSGGASSGLRLPTWVKWRQSEGGRV; this is translated from the coding sequence ATGAGCTTCTTCGACCGCTTCGTCGACTACGCCCCGCTCTTCATCGAGGCCAGCTGGGTCACTCTGCGCCTGACTGCCGTGGCACTGGTCATCGCGATGGTGCTGGGCGGTGTGATCGCCTGGATGGTGATGAGCAGGTTCGCCCCGCTGCGGTGGCTCGCCACGGCATACATCGGGCTCATCCGGGGCACACCGCTGATCGCCCAGATCTTCGTGCTCTACTTCGGGATCTCCGAGATCGTGAAGATGCCGGCCTTCTGGGCCGGGGCGCTCGCCCTGGCCGCACACAACTCGGCCTACATCGCTGAGATCTTCCGATCCGGTTTCCAGGCGGTCCCCAAGGGGCTGGTGGAGGCCTCCCGCTCCCTGGGCATGGGCCGGGCCAAGACCCTGCGGCGAGTCCAGGCACCGCTGGCTCTGCGCACGACCCTGCCGGTGCTGGGCAATCAGTACATCATCGCGGTCAAGGACTCCTCGCTGGTGTCCTTCATCGGGATGACCGAGCTCTTCCAGACCTCGCGCAACCTGCAGGCACAGAACTACGAGCCGCTGCAGATGTATCTGATGGTGTCCATCTACTACCTAGTCATCGTCCTGATCCTCACCTTTGTGGTGAGCCGGATCGAGCGCTCACTCAGCAAACACCGCCGACCGATCGAACCAGGCTCATCCAGCGGCGGCGCCAGCAGCGGGCTGCGACTCCCGACCTGGGTGAAGTGGCGGCAGTCCGAGGGAGGACGAGTATGA
- a CDS encoding amino acid ABC transporter ATP-binding protein has protein sequence MSTTSQGEPLVSMRGIVKRFGDNVVLDGVDLDVYPGEVVVLIGPSGAGKSTLLRCINGLERISGGTIEVDGHQLSYQETAINKIRSRIGMVFQSFNLFPHMTVAQNIMMAQRDVLGRSTAEARQRAEGLLDRVGLGEKADAYPDSLSGGQQQRVAIARALAMDPAVMLFDEPTSALDPELVGEVLHVMRELADEGMTMIVVTHEMRFARRAADRVVLMADKQIVEEGTPEQVLDSPTSERGQAFLRQLSEE, from the coding sequence ATGAGCACCACATCTCAGGGCGAGCCCCTGGTCAGCATGCGCGGCATCGTGAAGAGGTTTGGCGACAACGTCGTCCTCGACGGTGTCGACCTGGATGTCTACCCCGGCGAGGTGGTCGTCCTCATCGGTCCCTCGGGCGCTGGCAAGAGCACCCTCCTGCGGTGCATCAACGGTCTGGAGCGGATCAGCGGAGGAACCATCGAGGTTGATGGTCACCAGCTCAGCTATCAGGAGACCGCGATCAACAAGATCCGGTCCCGGATCGGCATGGTCTTCCAGTCGTTCAACCTGTTCCCCCACATGACGGTTGCCCAGAACATCATGATGGCGCAGCGAGACGTCCTGGGACGCTCCACTGCGGAGGCCCGACAGCGTGCTGAGGGGCTGCTCGACCGCGTCGGGTTGGGAGAGAAGGCGGATGCCTATCCGGACAGCCTCTCCGGTGGTCAGCAGCAGCGGGTCGCGATCGCCCGGGCGCTGGCGATGGACCCGGCCGTGATGCTGTTTGACGAGCCGACGTCGGCGCTGGACCCGGAACTCGTCGGGGAGGTCCTGCACGTGATGCGCGAGCTTGCTGACGAGGGCATGACGATGATCGTGGTCACCCACGAGATGCGCTTTGCCCGCCGTGCGGCCGACCGCGTCGTGCTGATGGCTGACAAGCAGATCGTCGAGGAGGGTACCCCCGAGCAGGTCCTCGACAGCCCCACCAGCGAGCGTGGTCAGGCCTTCTTGCGCCAACTCTCCGAGGAGTAG
- a CDS encoding DNA recombination protein RmuC: MVLVTLSAGALGLLIGWLTARAANSAVLARTRAERDLLGERLAARETVEGEDRQTAAELAPLRAALGRVENQVRDLERDRVEQFGSVGERLGEVARHTAELRDQTASLSGALNSSGVRGTWGESQLRRILEHSGMLARCDFDEQVSAVSSHDVTVRPDVVVRLPDDKVLVLDSKAPLSAFLRAQADGISAEERSGLLRQHARSLRGHVDALAAKAYWSAFSTTPELVICFVPSDAVLAAALQAAPDLYDHAQSRRVVLASPATLLALLRALAFTWQQDALADNARELVRLGTELHQRLGTLGKHVTTMGSALRRSVESYNSMIGTLESRVMVTSRSLQEIGIAESAHPGLEPVRTAVRPLTVPELIDDELLEIADERTEIDPTLAAPGGLQDRDSSSQIRRKQA; this comes from the coding sequence ATGGTGCTCGTCACCCTGAGCGCTGGGGCGCTCGGTCTGCTCATCGGGTGGCTGACAGCGCGAGCAGCCAACTCTGCGGTGCTGGCCCGCACCCGCGCAGAGCGCGACCTGTTGGGCGAGCGGCTGGCTGCCCGCGAGACCGTGGAGGGGGAAGACCGGCAGACCGCCGCCGAGCTGGCCCCGCTCCGTGCGGCGCTGGGCCGGGTGGAGAACCAGGTCCGCGACCTGGAGCGGGACCGGGTCGAGCAGTTCGGGTCGGTCGGCGAGCGGCTCGGGGAGGTGGCGCGACATACTGCTGAGCTGCGCGACCAGACAGCGAGCCTGTCGGGTGCTCTCAACTCGTCGGGAGTGCGTGGGACGTGGGGCGAGAGCCAGCTGCGACGCATCCTTGAGCACTCCGGCATGCTCGCCCGTTGTGACTTCGACGAGCAGGTCTCCGCCGTCAGCAGTCATGACGTGACGGTCCGCCCCGATGTCGTGGTGCGGCTGCCTGATGACAAGGTGCTGGTGCTGGACAGCAAGGCACCGCTGAGCGCGTTCCTGCGCGCCCAGGCGGACGGCATCTCGGCCGAGGAGCGCTCCGGCCTGCTGCGCCAGCATGCCCGCTCCCTCCGCGGACACGTCGACGCCCTCGCGGCCAAGGCCTACTGGAGTGCCTTCAGCACCACACCCGAGCTGGTGATCTGCTTCGTGCCCAGTGACGCGGTGCTCGCCGCCGCATTGCAGGCCGCGCCGGACCTGTATGACCACGCCCAGTCCCGCCGGGTCGTCCTGGCCTCCCCCGCGACGCTCCTGGCGCTGCTGCGTGCTCTGGCCTTCACCTGGCAGCAGGACGCCCTGGCCGACAACGCGCGCGAGCTGGTGCGCCTGGGGACCGAGCTGCACCAGCGTCTGGGCACTCTGGGCAAGCACGTCACCACGATGGGGTCGGCGCTGCGGCGATCTGTCGAGAGTTACAACAGCATGATCGGGACGCTGGAGTCACGGGTCATGGTGACCAGTCGGAGCCTCCAGGAGATCGGCATCGCGGAGTCGGCCCATCCCGGGCTGGAGCCGGTGCGGACCGCGGTGCGCCCCCTGACTGTGCCCGAACTGATCGATGACGAACTGCTCGAGATTGCCGATGAGCGGACCGAGATCGATCCAACGCTGGCTGCTCCGGGAGGGCTCCAGGACAGGGACTCCTCCTCACAGATTCGGCGAAAGCAGGCCTGA